The DNA sequence ATTTGATCAAATGCTAACCACTCTTAGTATAATTGATCAACTGAACAGTAATTTCCCTCTGCTCTCTGATGGCATCTCTAATCTTTTGGACAGTTGCTTGATCTGTTTCTGGTCCTTGAAGAAACCTACACAATGGAACAAGGACATTACAGTTTCAAAATCCGAATTTAATGAAGTTGATATcaatttaaactttaaagatCTAAGGAAAAGGACCTTATATCCAAACCGCATATGATTTATCAGTCactcatttatctttttaatttacaaatagtaaaaaattgattacCATAGAATTGAAAATGATAAAGTTTAAAGACTAGCTAACTCTAGTATAAAATAAACATCCAACAACCATAGAGGTTATTAAAAAAATCTCAACATTTGAAAGCATtcatatttctttcttttatcacaTGTTATTTCATATCTCATGTTGTACATTTGTCTCTAATACTAGAACATTCGGTTCAAAGAAAAACTACTAGCAAGTGGTAGAGGACAACAAAATCAGGAAACACTGAAACTATATGCCTCGTAGTTAATAGAATAAATTTAACTTTTATGTAGATAGAGTAAAATTTGTACCGACAAtttcttcccaaaatttcttCTCGAGTATATTCAGTAAGTTCAAGGAAGCTATCAGATGCAAATATCTGCACAGGGATCAATATTAATCACTTGAGGCAATGTTAGCAAACGCCAAAAATTAGTCACATTAAAGACGTCTGTTAAGTATATGCATGCATGTAGAACAATATGACAGTAACCAATTCAAGCTAAGATAATAAGATATTACAAATACAATACCAGCTCCAATGTcataaagaagagaagaaaagacaaTGTCATAGATCACAGTATGAAGAGTTTGATTAACATAACAAATGAACTTGTATATCTGATATGTTTTCTAATCTCATAAAGGATGTAGAAGAATTAAGACTTCCACGATAATGTAGCTTAAACTTTATTTGTTATGACAATCTTATTAGAGAAGAACATAAGCAAGTGTCAATATAAAACTTCATCTTACAATTGGGCAATCTGGAAGTCTAGgatcagaaatcacaaaattcttttCTATCCGCTCCAATGTGGTTGCTAGATCTATTCCCTGCCTTATATCCCTCTCTCTCTCAGCGCGCTCCCAACTTTCGGTCCGGGTTATTTCCTGGGTCATCAATACCTCTGGCTCAATGATGGGTGTCTCCTCATCTCTCCCAGTAGAACTTGATCTCCCTTTAAAACTGGAAAAGGTTGGAAAACAAATTAAGCACATTTTCTGAACCCCACAAAGAACTCATACTCCCAAGCTAAACATTCATCCATAACATTGGATACAGTAAATACAACATGTAGTTACAAAGCACAAAAGttcactttctttttgtttttcagttAAATACTATTGAGAAAAGAGCCGAATTTTGagagaaatttaaagaaaataagtACCCCTTTAAAGAAACTCGTGCAGATTTTCTTGAAGCCTTGCTTCTCTCCTCATAAGAACTCAAGCGTGATGCATCAGTTTCAGAATTCTTGGGAGGAGTTTGTTTGCTAAATTTACTTGTATTCCCAGCTTCAACAGACTTTggcaaaacaaattcaaaatcaaacttcTCTTTCTCTTCATGCTTGGTAGCATTTTCTTCAATCATAGGCTTACTAGAGGATTTTGGATCCTTCACAGTTTGGACAACCTCAGTGATGGAACCTAAAGCTCTCTCCTTCTGACGAGCTGATAAATGAAATTAGATGATTAGATGATTACACATAAACTCAAAATCACACATAATGCTAAAAGGGTTCAATATTTTACCATCATAACGAATCAATGATGTAGGTAATCCATTCGGTCGTAACGCCTTTTCACTCAATCCTTCTGTGTACTTGCTTACCTCAACCTGCATTCTGTAGTAACAGTTGTATAAGACCAACCCTCTTGAAGCCTTAAGCTATTGAATAAATTTCCAAGGATGGTTATATTTCTCTAGAATCATGTAGCTTCAAACCTTTGGTTAggtaaatataaaatcaaaccacATTTGCAATTAGTCAATGGAAGTTTCCATTAAGTTTTTACTAAAAATGCCAAGAGATCATTCTAATTAAAGCTTCTAAAGTAAGAAAACCAGGTAGGTAAGCCTGGACTAACCCGATGAATTTGATAGTGTTGCCATTGTCATCTTTAATGGGGGTAATAGTGAGAAGATTCCAGAATGGAGTTCCATTTTTCTTGTAGTTTAAAAGCCTGCCACAATAACTTTTCCCATTTCTAGTTGCATCCCGAATTTTCGCCACTTCATTCATGTCTGTATCGGCCCCCTGAAGAAATCGACTGAAACCAGAAAATTGCTGGTTTGATTAAAAAGATAACAATATTTTCTAGCTCAATACCTACTAAGAACCACTCTCACAATTTAACCCCAACCCTCACTGAAAATCACTAGAAAAGTTTTCCATTCATTGTTTAGTAAACAGGTTTCGGTTGAGATCCGAAACTAAAGATGCAAGTAGACTCCAAcagcatatatatatagaagCAGCACACATGCTCACCAATTCCTTCCAATAACCTCCTTTGAAGAATAACCAGTCATATTGAAAAAGCCACTGCTGGCATACATGATAGGACAGTCTGGCTTGGTTGCGTCTGAGACAACGAAAGTTTGTTGCAGCGTCGCCAACGCTTCTTTCAACTCTTGTGAGACTCTTGGGAACACCCCTGATGATGATTCGGATCCATAGTTCGAGTCTCCGGATGTCCTTGTTGATTCAACAAATCTATCTGATAAGTTTTTGGTtctgtcaccatcaaaagagGAGCTTGTTTTCTCTGCTATTGCCTTTACACTACTTGAGTTCATTGGAAGACCCCATTCAGCAGTTCTCTCAGCTATGCTTGCTTCGGTTAAAGTTCGATGATTCGTGGAGTCATTGACTTTTGCTGCACTTTTAGCCCCTGAAAGATTGTTCATTGCAGAGTTACCATCATTGTTGAAACCAGAATCTCTGGAAAATGCCATCCACTTGTTCATAGTTTCTCTATTGCCGGAAGAATTAGAGGGTGCGATCGCCGGTACAGAACCCACGCCGTATTCCTCTCTTCTAAGATCTTCACTCACAGGAAGTTTAAATATTGGAAATGAATCTGGATGATCACTGCCAGAAGAATCAGGATCACACTTAACAGGTAATTTGAGTTTCTCCATTTATGAATTTCCTCAGTCACTTGGTGTGCAAACTAAAGGGTACCACCTAAATCAtaatggaaaaaaataaatacatcaaTATATAAACATATAAACATGTTCTTCAGTCTAATGGTCTTTGAATAACTGGAAACAACAACAATCATTGGAAGTCACACAAAAAACTTGTGAGTTATATTAAATGTAAAATGATGAATGCAGATACATACTTTATCATAATTGCATGGTGCTAATGGAATGACAAAGACATTAATTTCATACAACATATCACACATTGCATAATCAGAAGCTATAAACTATAATAAGGAGTTTCTTAAAGGGAAAGTAAACTCTAAAAATGGCAAAGCCTTTTGAAACTAAGCTGAGGGATTAGTTGGAGGATGAGTAACCTGGATTGTGTCAGAGCTCAAGCTCCAAACAGAAAGGATAATGTTTCAGAGTTCACATAATAAGTACAAGAACTTTGTCCTCAACAAAACATTATATGTatcttcataaataataataataatgtctaaGACAAAGTTATGTCTAGTTAACCActatttttattcaatatttttttttttggttgttgaCTAGGACTTGGATAAATTACTATGATCCCTTTTGTGGTTAGgtgatattaaatataataatgttttaatttttaatcttgagtttaattttgatgtattgatagtgtaaaatattttacacaataatctaattatatttgttttttggATGATTAATCACGTGgttaatataaaaagtaattattttttatgacgtGTTATTATATAATTGGATGTATGTGTAAAACGGTTTTACAACGACAGcgcattaaaattaatttttttagaaaatagaaaattatataatgtaataTCACCCAAACTTCAGGTGATATTAATgtcatattttataaatttatgtaatataattgttaattatatttatatatcactGAAAATTTTACtagaatcaaaattaaataattttcttaCAATAAACCAAATTGGCCAAAAGTAGATTAATAAATTCAAGTATTATGGATAAAAACACAACTAACATGAAGAAATATCTTTTCCAGTATAATACAAAGTGTATATTATATGTGTACCATTTACTACCATTTATTTATCCCATATTTCTTGGTTGGAGGAAAAGCACAAGAACAAAGCattaaaaatcatataaaaaaatgtaaattttttaataaaaataaaataaaattgaggaGGTAAAGGGCTAAATATTTGTGAGGTCACAAAGGAATTGGCGTGGCATGTCGTTAAAGATAAATTTCACTATCATGTATTTAATATCTGGGTTCCCTTCTGAAAAATGACAAAGGAAAacgatatatacatatatttaatatttagcatataatattaaacaaaataatattggTATTTGCTATATGAGGTTAAGGAAGGTTgtgtttaaatggtggtggcaATTGGTGGTGTGGTGCTTAGAAGTTCCACGTGCATGGTTTCAACTTTCAATGGAAGAAGCTTCAATGGCTTGTCACCAATCACAAATGATCAAATATAATAtgtattgtattatttttttattattactattactattataAGAAGGACATACATATAGATCTCaccatattaatttatttatggaTTTAAGTTTTCTAAGGTAAGTATTATTGTGGagttaatttctattttaatatctGAGATTGGTGAATTATACTGATTTAATTTTAGATCCTAATTGTGATAATTtagcttttaaatttaaaaaatatattacattAATTTCTCGTGTATTTTTTGTTACCAAAATTTAAGGTTATTGGTGACTTAATCCTTATGATGCCAGATATAGTCAAATGATGTCCTATGTGTTTTGGCGTTAAATAAAGATTGAAATAACACCGTTTGAAATTTTTCTCATATTAAAACATTACTCTTTTGTATTCTCCTTTTCTActgaatttcacaaaaaaaaaaaattcatgagtCAAACGCAATAAAGATGGGTGGAAATTGAGTGTTTGTGGTGACATTTTTGTTTATCATAAAGTGTTTATTGGCAAGCTTGGAGGTTGAGAACGGATATAAgagttcttttataattttttggtaAGGATTAGACTACATCACTAATGATGATGAGTTCTGATAAACGAGGGACTAAATTATAACAATTggaatatcaaaaataaaattagtgtaatttatttaatttaggaTTAAAATAGGACTTAACTCATTGTTGTGtgaagtttaataaaaaataagaataatatgtTTGGTTTgtgttattgttttttatttttattatttaaaaaaatttatatacaaaaaaggtaaaaaaaattaaaatagtaatttttttctgtttttttgtacaaaattttgataataaataatattaaaaataaaaatacaaactaaatacaTTTTAAAAGTTGACCAAATCCATTTTTCATTTGACTTTATTATATATGATTACTAAGTATTCATTTAAAAAGTGAGATTGAAACTAAATAAGTGATATAAGAGAATAAATCATATATATGATATTGTAATGAGATCACTGAAAATAGTTGCATCTCTCCTAAGAAAACCTTATATAATATACCTAAAATTAAGGTTTTAACAAATCATCAAAAGGACTTATATTTAACAATGGGTTAGTTTGTTGTACTTATTTTTCATAGTATATAAACTTCAATAACATTAATATCTCACAAatgttatatataaataattaactcaTGTATAATTTAATATAGTTTGATATGATTTTAGAAATACATTAAATACACAATTTCAATCATTTGTGATAACATCTTATCACATGTACATGTACCAAAGTATGTTTGTtgcattattaattttattactattattatcatCCAAGACAAAGACCATGTGAGAAGTCCCTTTTACATGTTGTGCTTTAATGTATTGACTATGGAGGCATGACCCAAGAATTAGGGCAAGAAGGAAATCCATGAATTGATTATGGAATTGACAATTGCTTGATTCATAGAACAACGTCGGTGAAAGATTTGGTTTTGGTAAGGGTAAAAGACTAATTGTCCCCTTCTTGTTTTTTcttcattaattaaataaataatattatatgactaataaaatttattatttttaaccaatAATTGATCGATATTCTAAGTTCTCAGTAttataaatagagtttaattattctgtcggtttctataattttactgaattttcaattaggtttctgtacttttttttttcaattgagtctctatatcatataagattttataattaagtccctaccatgacaaaaatattaaaattaacggaatattctgttaaattatacaaaatattcagtcaaatgtttgatatatgagcaatgctagggaaccaaaagggtattaaccaaaaatccaaaatttctacgagttaatatatatggatgtttcttctgctaagtatcggaatgtttgatgttcttttatatatttttcgaatttttttgtattgcaaatgtgaatgtctctatttctttaaaaatttcattttttttaattttatagatatttaattatttttgctaaaatataattagatgtttcttttgttaagtattaggatgttttttttcatactaaatgaatgttttttttatatttctgtaattgttcAATTTTAGCTAAGATCAAGTGTGTAGTTTATAGTctctttaatcatcaaaataGCACCTAAATATCCACCAAACTATAGGAGAACGAAATGCGCATTCCCCCTACTCATCATCAATAAGATCTGAGGAATATCAACACCCTTCATGAACCACAAGAAATCCGATACGTTGAACTTCCCGCTCAGCTCCACCGTGTCCTCCCCCACCTTTCTCAGCGCCTCCGCTTCTCCTCCCCTCACCGGCCAACCCTTTCTTCGCCAAATCACTAAGGAACTTTTTCCTCTCTTGCACACCTTCTTCATGAACTTCCAATAGGATCCGTACGGGGCGAACACGAAGTCCTTGAATCCATATGATAGGCTCTTCGCGGCTATGGTTTGTGTGTTGGGGGGTCGGAGAAAGAGGTTTCGTGGATTTTGAGGAACTCTCTGGCGGCTTCAGCGGTGGAAGCCATGACGCAAGGCGGAGagggttgagagagagagagagggggtctgtgtgattgttggaggtaggcaggttaatgtgagagaggagaagaaggtttttataggttttaattaagtttacctaattaattttaaattttttaaattttgaatttaaaaaatttaaaattaattaattattaatataaattaatgtggttttgtttaatttttggccAGTAAActtttggttccatatactttttcttGGTATATTTGTTTTGTTTAACGAAATATTCCGTTAATTCCAATGTTTTTGTCACGATagggacttaattataaaatctgaTATGGTAGATCGAAacggaaaaaaaaagtataagacctaattaaaaactcaataaaactatagagaccaatagaataattaaacctaaaaataaaatattgactaaaaGTATTAGCTAATATTGGTAAAATGTGTTGgccttttaatatttttctaattaaattaaGTCTAGTACATATTTGTAACTACATTAAATGATTTTTtacaattaacattgatcaacaattaagtttaaattaaacttatatttttaattaaataaaatctatacAAGTTTTTAGTACTTCAGACGGCACCATGAATCTATGATATTGCATCACATTACAACGATCAAGTGAGTAGTGactaatgaattttttatttttttggtcttGAGTGAATAATGAATATGAACTTATATGTGATCTTGATAATGAAGCCCATTTCAAGCCCTTCTTTTCTCTCTGGGGTTTAGGCTTTTTTCAACATGCATGGACTAACAAAATCTTTTTAATGTTGTAAGAAAaagtttttggaaaaaaattcTCCAACTAATGTATTATAAGTTATAACCAATTCCCATATTAGATAACTCTTGGTCAAAGTCTTCAACCTTCAAGATCCCAATGGGTCGTGTGCTGAAGGCCCA is a window from the Arachis hypogaea cultivar Tifrunner chromosome 1, arahy.Tifrunner.gnm2.J5K5, whole genome shotgun sequence genome containing:
- the LOC112796249 gene encoding phototropin-2; translated protein: MEKLKLPVKCDPDSSGSDHPDSFPIFKLPVSEDLRREEYGVGSVPAIAPSNSSGNRETMNKWMAFSRDSGFNNDGNSAMNNLSGAKSAAKVNDSTNHRTLTEASIAERTAEWGLPMNSSSVKAIAEKTSSSFDGDRTKNLSDRFVESTRTSGDSNYGSESSSGVFPRVSQELKEALATLQQTFVVSDATKPDCPIMYASSGFFNMTGYSSKEVIGRNCRFLQGADTDMNEVAKIRDATRNGKSYCGRLLNYKKNGTPFWNLLTITPIKDDNGNTIKFIGMQVEVSKYTEGLSEKALRPNGLPTSLIRYDARQKERALGSITEVVQTVKDPKSSSKPMIEENATKHEEKEKFDFEFVLPKSVEAGNTSKFSKQTPPKNSETDASRLSSYEERSKASRKSARVSLKGFKGRSSSTGRDEETPIIEPEVLMTQEITRTESWERAERERDIRQGIDLATTLERIEKNFVISDPRLPDCPIIFASDSFLELTEYTREEILGRNCRFLQGPETDQATVQKIRDAIREQREITVQLINYTKSGKKFWNLFHLQPMRDQKGELQYFIGVQLDGSDHVEPLKNRLSENAELQSAKLVKATAENVDEAVRELPDANLRPEDLWAIHSQPVFPLPHKKDNPSWVAIKKIAARGEKISLHHFSPIRPLGCGDTGSVHLVELQGTNELYAMKAMEKSIMLNRNKVHRACIEREIISLLDHPFLPTLYTSFETSTHVCLITDFCAGGELFALLDKQPMKIFKEDSARFYAAEVVIGLEYLHCLGIIYRDLKPENILLNKEGHVVLTDFDLSFMTNCKPQVVKHPPPSNRRRSRSQPPPTFVAEPVTQSNSFVGTEEYIAPEIITGAGHSSAIDWWTLGILLYEMLYGRTPFRGKNRQRTFSNILHKDLTFPSSIPASLAARQLINALLQRDPASRLGSTTGANEIKQHPFFRGINWPLIRNMNPPPLEAPLKLIEKVPVAKDIKWEDDGVLSTSIDMDNIF